In the Carboxydothermus hydrogenoformans Z-2901 genome, TGATATTTGCGTCTAAACGCCTAAAAAAAGAACCTCCCTGATTTTGGTGTTTAAATAAAAAAACCTCTTCCGACAAGAAGAGGCTTTGGTTTCCTCCTCTTATCTCTCAGGATTATCCTCCTGCAGGATTTGGCACCTTTGCCAAAAAGGCCGGTTGCCGGGCTTCATAGGGCCAGTCCCTCCGCCGCTCTCGATAAGAGTGTTTCGCTATTCGCTATTTACTTGAAATTAATTCTATAAAGGATAAAACTATTTGTCAATTACTTAGCTCAAATTTTTTGTAGATAGGCCAGAGAATAGCTCTCGATATTGTGACCTTTTTGTAAAGGTCAGTTATCCTTCCTCAGTTTCCAGAACCTTTTGCATCCGAGTAATAATCTCCGGATAACTATCCAAAAGTATTTTAACACACTCTCGGTCAATTCTGTTGGCCCGAACTTCGTTAAGTAAAATCTCTTTAACCTCCCGGTATTCTAACCCCTTCCGGTAGGGGCGGTCTTCAGTTAGAGCTACAAACATGTCAACTACACCTAAAAGCCGTTCTTGTAGAGAAATTTCTTCGCCTTTTTTCTTAAAAGGATAACCACTACCATCAAGCTTCTCGTGATGAAAAGCAGCGGTGCGGACAATCTCCTCAGGAAAAACGTCTATCAACCAATAGTAGGTATAAAAAGTATGCTGTTTTATTACGCTAAACTCTTCCCGACTAAGGGCCGCAGGTTTTTCCAGTATTTCTTCGGGCACCGTAAGTTTTCCCAAATCATGTAAAAGTCCAGCTACTTCTAAAGCTTTTCTCTCTTCCAAGTTAAAGCCAAAAATCTCTCCGGCAAACTTTGCCACTTCCGCTATAAGCTGTGAATGGTAAAATGTGAAGTGAGATTTATGGTCGATGATTTTAGCAAAAAGTTGCGCAATATTTATCACTTCATCAAGCTCCAGCCACCTGTGCTGGCCTGGATGTATATTTAAGCATTGATTTAGAATATCCCCATCCCCTAAAGTAAGCCAAAAGTCCTCAGTTTCTGCAACCACTAAAAACACATCTACTATCTCTGGGTCGAAAAGAATATTCTTACCAGAAACTATTTTTTCCACTACCTTATCTTTCACCAGTAAGGGATGCATGTTATCCTGAAAGAAAAACGCTACCCGGTCAGCAAGATAAATTATCCGGCTAAACAGCGGAATTTCCTTACCAGCAAGCCCGGTTTTATTTTTCCCTTTAAAATGATCGTGAT is a window encoding:
- a CDS encoding HD-GYP domain-containing protein produces the protein MTIKVNFFNFFNLIKNMFSAFDANELGLNKHHWKVAYVSYLLGDKLGLTEFEKNDLIYLGMIHDIGVLPWGKDEQLINFFEEEEFEHCLRGYNFLKNTYFDQYAPVILSHHDHFKGKNKTGLAGKEIPLFSRIIYLADRVAFFFQDNMHPLLVKDKVVEKIVSGKNILFDPEIVDVFLVVAETEDFWLTLGDGDILNQCLNIHPGQHRWLELDEVINIAQLFAKIIDHKSHFTFYHSQLIAEVAKFAGEIFGFNLEERKALEVAGLLHDLGKLTVPEEILEKPAALSREEFSVIKQHTFYTYYWLIDVFPEEIVRTAAFHHEKLDGSGYPFKKKGEEISLQERLLGVVDMFVALTEDRPYRKGLEYREVKEILLNEVRANRIDRECVKILLDSYPEIITRMQKVLETEEG